A genome region from Engraulis encrasicolus isolate BLACKSEA-1 unplaced genomic scaffold, IST_EnEncr_1.0 scaffold_48_np1212, whole genome shotgun sequence includes the following:
- the prdm2a gene encoding PR domain zinc finger protein 2 has product MWSSEEVVVVQAEQLGLPSGATVQQVVLTEEVTENSTYVLPHAHAHTHTQLLSHTPLLCISVQQEEEEEESVASLSPGETISMERATAGPDTEPNAMATDGCSEVEEEAEEEEEEAVSMEIVMMEEECSGSGSVREDSEEAGAVEDDGDPDYDPAGDPDALRAFQCHRCQRRFASRQGLERHAHIHTHQTHAGTHTHARATSPGARAHRCRYCSKTFSSQFGRRRHERRHEAERKRTGRPPATLARSPATATLAAGGSVRSASSTTGTSSTRPPAATAVARPAKPPTTASQPRTSSTASAAPSAVKVVPAAKIPPPVRSKKAAEEEVKGQGGDSGNGSRSDGGHVCRQCRKAFGTHTNLRRHQRRVHERHLLPRRLNNTTAPLEDETGTAGARLNTTSSSSPTEENQDPGGAGGGGGGGDGGEGGGGEEVEREEYMVDISSNISENLSFYIDGKIVSTSALSSCDVIELNSTHSALSSSLIGLDALIISPAQIAQALKLQSSSSSSSSSSNSSSSSHETLGQSSSRRRRTATPPLLPQIKTELESEPILTTTATASASSVVPAALLQHGSQSLGTVVGTVLSHSAPHREKTVYLSPKLKQLLQAGAAAGGDGRGTTFALVTDGNRISTSPLSLAVLPSAASRFKRRTGSPPSAGAGAMAGTMAGAGSGSGSGPASSSSSAAGSPPGTAPPGHDTVQGPAGKDAPQLQTPDSQSSPPALRLSCKSSTEQTATATADLTPPVAPAPSTQNPTPVPVSLSAQPDPPPVPVPAPAQQNPPLPPVSVHQSPPLVHPGPPPQPPLDWAEPRTGGSPCNQLPLDLSSGALGGRGGEGGEGEGEAALDLSLPCRGVGEGEDEEAGSGGGGGGGGGGGGGALSSALVLRKAKPTSSILQQVLMRNYANLATATQQHPSGNLAALVTDVAIVTTSTAVASAVNGGVESAEPERMVVELALPPSSSSSSSSSSLETPTPLPLAPVTMPLPSTTPENSNPTPAPPAQVLHSASSAASASSAAASSPVVMVTTSAPAQLLPVSSAVAQPAALALLSSDGTLGASTPTLALLSADGSITTGCISAGKPLLPEDPHAQVKALLPSWGGALPLCLATGEALQARQQQQQQQQQPASSGGELALSAPPAGSEFVTPLPLSVPALQAFAASVGDASGVGVGGGLQSYSIIPSAVVIECTVSLETATQAAFVPAAFPAAAIDSPYGKIILGAHAASAEQLQSAPFNTATQILQVPSNNTTATQILQAPSNNTATQILQVPSNNTSTTQILQVPSNNNNTATQILQVPSNNNTATQILQVPSNNNNTAATQILQVPSNNNNTATQILQVPSNSNNTSQLIELPNNTTQVLQVPNTNTTTTTSTQLIELPTDPPQLLAPSSTTTPPQLLQLPNSTCTTPQPPLQTPNSTSDTTSAQLVHTPNSSTPPQLVQAPKTPTAPPAALAPTAPSGDAPPPPPPPPPSAVKEERKSVNPGEPVSAPKESRQEPTSTAPPSGQTMSGQHENSSSSSSSTVKEESVQGSSDPNANPNPKPNPNPDSNPNPNPNPNPNPNPNSNSDANPSLSPSPLCGGFVCNVCSRPFPSMKELGGHVGVHAGAWPYKCEFCVQLFESVTLFLRHRSGYHGIGTIYRCSVSACSKEFAFLSNLQQHQRDLHPGQSCTHSEVEDGRLRPQNYNSPIAEVEAGEGKPGVPQHPNTNTPPNTTTTTTTSSSSNSQDNERMTRRRAAKKEQEEQEREERKEKEREKEKEKEKEVKKEEEVEREKEEFDSVTEELYTTIKVMASGLGRSKGPDVRLGLNQHYPSFKPPPFPYHNRSPVTTATTPASATSFSTHNIPQSFATAIRCTKCGQGFDNMPALHTHILACASASDRRRYTPKRNPVPLRQAHALARANTINAATAATAQNGNNVLSPTSTNANIRSNTNTNANANVSGPAAAGRKGPRGRPRLVPESGRGRPRVGPESLAKMKMKLSALSSKRKARLVHKAVAQRHRSNRDAAAAAAAALAKRGHGGAAESPGGGRGGGAGGREDEEEEGGGTHVCPHCRREFTYRASLSKHVALSCPRKPAGGRRVRKRKEGGGGGGGGGENNSTHLGAKRSPAILVVAGGGASAPPQPLKRSKHGGSSSAASSVLSPLPQANASAGRPGRPPLGGAETRTHATAMATPPHDVQLQASPIRARERHGGPVTRSLQQARGPVTRSLQQAGTVALPSSVEEGDGTSATAATSGVEEEDGSAAAAPSGVEEGKGTAATAQQTQQTAEQQIQQIQ; this is encoded by the exons ATGTGGAgctcagaggagg tggtggtggttcaGGCGGAACAGCTGGGTTTGCCGTCGGGGGCGACGGTGCAGCAGGTGGTCTTGACTGAGGAGGTGACGGAGAATTCCACCTACGTcctgccacacgcacacgcacacacacacacacagctgctgtcacacacacccctcctctgcATCTCAgtccagcaggaggaggaggaggaggagagtgtagCATCTTTATCGCCAGGGGAGACCATCTCCATGGAGAGGGCCACTGCTGGTCCTGATACTGAGCCTAACGCCATGGCAACAGACGGATGctcagaggtggaggaggaggcggaagaggaggaggaggaggcggtgtcCATGGAGATtgtgatgatggaggaggagtgtTCCGGTTCCGGAAGCGTGCGTGAGGATTCCGAGGAGGCGGGGGCGGTGGAGGATGACGGGGACCCCGATTACGACCCCGCAGGGGACCCCGACGCCTTGCGAGCGTTCCAGTGTCACCGCTGCCAACGCCGCTTCGCCTCGCGCCAGGGCCTCGAGcgacacgctcacatacacacgcatcagACTCAcgccggcacgcacacacacgcgcgtgcaacGTCGCCCGGCGCACGCGCGCACCGCTGCCGCTACTGCTCCAAGACCTTCAGCTCGCAGTTCGGGCGCCGCCGACACGAGAGGAGGCACGAGGCCGAGAGGAAGAGGACGGGTCGCCCCCCGGCTACGTTGGCCCGATCGCCGGCTACGGCTACGCTGGCGGCTGGTGGCTCGGTCCGGTCCGCCTCCAGCACTACCGGTACCTCCTCTACCCGACCGCCAGCCGCCACTGCTGTAGCGCGACCCGCTAAGCCCCCCACCACCGCCTCACAGCCACGCACAAGCAGCACCGCCTCAGCTGCCCCTAGTGCTGTGAAAGTAGTCCCGGCCGCTAAGATCCCTCCGCCGGTGCGTAGTAAAAAGGCGGCGGAggaagaggtcaaaggtcaagggggCGATAGCGGTAACGGTAGCCGTAGCGACGGCGGCCATGTTTGTCGGCAGTGCCGCAAGGCGTTCGGCACCCACACCAACCTGCGGCGGCACCAGAGACGAGTTCACGAGCGCCACCTGCTGCCCAGACGCCTCAACAACACCACAGCGCCTCTAGAGGACGAGACGGGTACTGCAGGAGCCAGGCTgaacaccacctcctcttcctctcccacggAGGAGAACCAGGACCctggtggagcaggaggaggaggaggaggaggtgatggaggagagggaggaggaggagaggag GTGGAGCGTGAGGAGTACATGGTTGACATCTCCTCCAACATCTCGGAGAATTTGAGCTTCTATATCGACGGCAAGATCGTCTCCACCTCGGCTCTCAGCAGCTGTGACGTCATCGAGCTCAACTCCACCCACTCTGCCCTCTCCAGCTCCCTGATTGGTCTAGACGCCCTGATAATAAGCCCCGCCCAGATTGCCCAGGCGCTCAAgctccagtcctcctcctcctcctcttcctcctcgtccaaTTCCTCTTCTTCGtcacatgag ACTCTTGGCCAATCATCATCCAGACGTCGTCGCACGGCCACGCCCCCGCTGCTGCCGCAGATTAAGACGGAGCTGGAGTCGGAGCCCATCCTGACTACCACGGCGACCGCCTCCGCATCCTCCGTGGTACCCGCGGCCCTGCTGCAGCATGGCTCCCAATCGCTGGGCACTGTAGTGGGAACCGTCCTCTCccacagcgccccccacag GGAGAAGACGGTGTACCTGTCCCCCAAACTCAAGCAGCTGCTGCAGGCAGGGGCAGCAGCAGGAGGGGACGGGAGGGGCACCACCTTCGCCCTGGTAACCGACGGCAACCGCATCAGCACCTCCCCCCTGTCCCTCGCCGTGCTGCCCTCCGCCGCCAGCCGCTTCAAGAGGCGCACGGGGTCTCCCCCCAGCGCAGGGGCGGGGGCGATGGCGGGGACGATGGCGGGGGCAGGGTCCGGGTCGGGGTCAGGGCCggcatcaagttcaagttcagcgGCAGGGTCACCTCCCGGGACCGCCCCTCCTGGTCATGACACGGTGCAAGGGCCAGCGGGTAAAGACGCTCCCCAGCTACAGACACCTGACAGCCAGAGCAGCCCCCCAGCACTCAG GCTATCCTGCaagagcagcacagagcagacagctacagctacagcagaTCTAACACCTCCAGTGGCCCCTGCCCCAAGCACCCAGAACCCAACACCGGTACCGGTATCCCTCTCAGCCCAACCAGACCCGCCCCCTGTCCCGGTTCCAGCTCCAGCCCAGCAGAACCCTCCGCTGCCCCCGGTGTCTGTTCACCAGAGCCCGCCGCTGGTCCACCCGGGCCCCCCCCCTCAGCCCCCACTGGACTGGGCTGAACCGCGGACCGGTGGCAGCCCCTGCAACCAGCTCCCTCTGGACCTCTCTAGCGGGGCGCTGGGGGGTCGTGGTGGGGAGGGTGgcgaaggagagggggaggcggCGTTGGACCTGAGTTTGCCCtgcagaggggtgggggagggggaagaCGAGGAGGCGGGTagcggaggtggtggaggtggtggtggaggtggtggtggaggtgcgtTGTCGTCGGCGCTGGTTCTGCGTAAAGCCAAACCCACATCCAGCATCTTGCAGCAGGTGCTGATGAGGAACTATGCCAACCTCGCCACGGCAACCCAGCAGCATCCCAGCGGCAACCTGGCCGCCCTGGTGACCGACGTCGCTATAGTAACAACCTCCACAGCCGTCGCTTCTGCCGTTAATGGGGGTGTGGAGAGCGCTGAGCCAGAGAGGATGGTGGTGGAGTTGGCActacccccctcctcttcctcctcttcctcttcctcctccctggagacccccacccctctcccactCGCTCCTGTCACCATGCCACTACCCTCCACCACCCCTGAAAACTCAAACCCGACTCCAGCTCCTCCTGCCCAGGTGCTCCACTCAGCATCCTCAGCAGCCTCAGCATCCTCAGCCGCAGCATCCTCGCCTGTTGTCATGGTAACCACCTCAGCGCCCGCCCAGCTGTTGCCCGTGAGCTCCGCTGTTGCCCAGCCCGCTGCcctcgccctcctctcctcagacGGGACCCTCGGTGCCTCCACACCCACCCTGGCTCTGCTCTCCGCAGATGGCTCCATCACCACTGGGTGCATCAGTGCTGGTAAGCCCCTGCTGCCAGAAGACCCCCATGCCCAGGTGAAGGCTCTGTTGCCCAGTTGGGGCGGCGCTCTGCCCCTGTGCCTGGCAACAGGAGAGGCTCTGCAGGcacggcaacagcagcagcagcagcagcagcagccggctAGCTCTGGAG GTGAGCTCGCCCTGTCAGCGCCCCCTGCAGGATCGGAGTTCGTGACGCCCCTCCCCCTCTCAGTCCCGGCGCTGCAGGCGTTCGCTGCGTCCGTGGGCGATGCGAGCGGCGTTGGTGTTGGCGGTGGTCTGCAGTCGTACAGCATCATCCCCAGTGCCGTGGTGATCGAGTGCACCGTCTCCCTGGAGACAGCCACCCAGGCCGCCTTCGTGCCCGCAGCCTTCCCCGCCGCCGCCATCGACTCACCCTACGGCAAGATCATACTGGGCGCCCACGCCGCCTCGGCCGAGCAGCTGCAATCAGCACCCTTCAACACCGCTACACAGATACTACAAGTCCCTAGCAACAACACCACCGCTACACAGATACTACAAGCCCCTAGCAACAACACCGCTACACAGATACTACAAGTCCCTAGCAACAACACCAGCACCACACAGATACTACAAGTccctagcaacaacaacaacaccgctACGCAGATACTACAAGTCCCTAGCAACAACAACACTGCTACACAGATACTACAAGTccctagcaacaacaacaacaccgctGCTACACAGATACTACAAGTccctagcaacaacaacaacaccgctACACAGATACTACAAGTTcctagcaacagcaacaacacctCACAGCTGATCGAGCTCCCGAACAACACCACGCAGGTACTACAAgtccccaacaccaacaccaccaccaccaccagcacacagCTGATCGAGCTCCCTACTGACCCTCCACAGCTCCTGGCCCCGagctccaccaccacaccaccacagttGCTACAACTACCCAACAGCAcctgcaccacaccacagccaccacTGCAAACCCCTAACAGCACCTCAGACACCACCTCAGCACAGCTGGTACACACTCCCAACAGCAGTACCCCTCCTCAGCTGGTGCAGGCCCCCAAGACGCCCACAGCGCCCCCTGCTGCCCTGGCA CCCACGGCACCATCCGGAGAcgcacctccaccccctccaccccctccaccctctgCTGTGAAAGAGGAGCGCAAGAGCGTCAACCCTGGTGAGCCAGTGTCAGCGCCCAAGGAGTCCCGCCAGGAGCCGACCAGTACAGCACCACCTAGTGGCCAGACTATGTCAGGGCAGCatgagaacagcagcagcagcagcagcagcactgtgaAGGAGGAGTCAGTGCAGGGAAGCTCGGACCCCAACGCTAATCCCAACCCCAAACCCAATCCTAATCCCGactccaaccctaaccctaaccctaaccctaatcctaaccccaaTCCTAATTCCAACTCGGACGCTAATCCCAGTCTCAGTCCGAGCCCCCTGTGCGGCGGCTTCGTGTGCAACGTGTGCTCGCGGCCGTTCCCCTCCATGAAGGAGCTGGGCGGCCACGTGGGTGTGCACGCGGGGGCGTGGCCCTACAAGTGTGAGTTCTGCGTGCAGCTGTTTGAGAGCGTGACACTCTTCCTCCGCCACCGCTCCGGTTACCATGGCATCGGAACCATCTACCGCTGTTCCGTCTCCGCCTGCTCCAAGGAGTTTGCGTTCCTTAGCAACCTGCAGCAGCACCAGAGGGACCTGCACCCGGGGCAGAGCTGCACACACtcc gaggtgGAGGACGGTCGGTTGCGGCCTCAGAACTACAACAGCCCCATTGCGGAGGTGGAAGCGGGGGAGGGGAAGCCTGGGGTGCCCCAAcaccccaacaccaacacacctcccaacaccaccaccaccaccaccaccagcagcagcagcaactcaCAGGACAACGAGAGGATGACGCGGAGGAGGGCAGccaagaaggagcaggaggagcaggagagggaggagaggaaagaaaaagagagagagaaggagaaggagaaagagaaggaggtgaagaaggaggaggaggtagagagggagaaggaggagtttGACAGCGTGACAGAGGAGTTGTACACCACCATTAAGGTGATGGCGTCAGGGTTAGGCCGCTCTAAAGGGCCCGACGTGCGGCTGGGTCTTAACCAGCACTACCCCAGCTTCAAGCCACCGCCCTTCCCCTATCACAACCGCAGCCCGGTCACCACGGCTACCACCCCAGCCTCGGCCACCAGCTTCAGCACCCACAACATTCCGCAGAGCTTCGCCACGGCGATACGCTGCACCAAGTGCGGCCAGGGCTTCGACAACATGCCCGCGCTGCACACGCACATCCTGGCCTGCGCGTCCGCCAGCGACCGGCGCCGCTACACGCCCAAGAGGAACCCGGTGCCCCTCCGCCAGGCCCACGCCCTCGCCCGCGCAAACACCATCAACGCGGCGACGGCAGCGACGGCACAGAACGGCAACAACGTGCTCTCGCCCACCTCCACCAACGCCAACATACgctccaacaccaacaccaatgCTAACGCTAACGTCTCGGGGCCGGCGGCGGCGGGCCGTAAGGGGCCCCGGGGTCGGCCCAGACTCGTCCCGGAGTCGGGCCGGGGTCGCCCCAGGGTCGGGCCGGAGTCGCTGGCTAAGATGAAGATGAAGCTGAGCGCGCTGAGCAGCAAGCGTAAGGCGCGGCTGGTGCACAAGGCCGTGGCACAGAGACACCGCTCCAACCGAGacgccgccgctgctgccgccgccgcactGGCCAAGAGGGGCCATGGGGGGGCAGCAGAGAGcccaggtggaggaagaggaggaggagcaggaggacgagaggatgaggaggaggaaggtgggggTACCCACGTGTGTCCACACTGTCGGAGGGAGTTCACCTACCGCGCCAGCCTCAGCAAGCACGTGGCACTGAGCTGCCCCCGTAAGCCTGCAGGGGGCAGGAGGGTgcggaagaggaaggagggaggaggaggaggaggaggaggaggggagaacaaCAGCACTCACCTCGGCGCCAAGAGGTCACCCGCCATCTTGGTTGTGGCAGGGGGCGGGGCCTCAGCACCGCCTCAGCCCTTGAAGAGGAGCAAACATGGCGgctcctcctccgccgcctccAGCGTCCTCTCGCCCCTCCCACAGGCCAACGCCTCAGCTGGTCGCCCCGGACGACCGCCCTTAGGAGGGGCGGAGACTAGAACACATGCCACGGCCATGGCCACACCCCCTCATGACGTCCAGCTGCAGGCCTCGCCCATCAGGGCGAGAGAGAGGCATGGCGGTCCCGTGACGCGCAGCCTACAGCAGGCTCGAGGCCCCGTGACGCGCAGCCTACAGCAGGCTGGCACTGTGGCGCTGCCATCTAGTGTTGAGGAGGGGGATGGAACTTCAGCCACAGCAGCAACATCTGgtgttgaggaggaggatggaagtgCAGCAGCAGCGCCATCTGGTgttgaggaggggaagggaactGCAGCAACAGCACAGCAGACGCAGCAGACTGCAGAACAGCAGATACAGCAGATACAGTAG